The Mesobacillus boroniphilus region CCATGGAGATAGATGATACGTTGGATATGGTAAAGGAAAATGCAACATCTTATTGGGATATGCTCATGAAAATCATCTTTGGCGAGGACGGAGAGCCTGATGATGATATGGATCCTCTGGCTCCGGCAAAACTTGAGTTTTTTATAATAGGAAGAAATGATGAACATAGGAGAGAATACGGGACAGTCCGATACAATAATGGCTTGAAATTGTATGCCCATATTATTGAACATGGACAAAGAAGCGGTGAATTCAGCACGAAATTCGATCATGAAATCATTGCCCGTTCGATCATTGCTTTCATCGACGGCTTAGCAGTAGAGGATGCCATGTTATCGAAGGAAGATTTAAAGATCAAAGAGCAATCGATCTTATTTGTGGAATATTTAAAAATGGCTTTAGGAATCGGCGATCATTCGACAAAAGGCGAATAAAGTATTGGCTTGGGTTGGCGAGAGTCCTAGCCTACTTTGCCACCTAGGTTATTTTGCTGGAGACCGGGCTTGCTTTGGCAATAGGGAGTGGTGTTATTCACCATTCCCTATTTTAATTGCTTTTCCAATAGTCTTAAAAGCTCTTGCCGGGAATCTATATTGCGAATCATTCTGTTAACCCGGATAGAGCTTTGCAGATACGCCCTCACATGCCGGTTAACAAAAAATAAACGACGGTACTTCTCGTCATCGTATATCTTTTTGAACCAGTCATGCTGATTCAACCGAGCGATATTCCGATCGATTTTTTGGGTGTTCAATGACTGACCGTACCCTGAACTGGCAAATAAGTCACCAATGAAATCGAATATGAAATGAAGAATAGGAATCTCTCCTTTATTTAAATAGTTTAATCAGTTTGGCAATACTTTTTTCTCCCGAAGATGGTTTCTGACTGTATTAAGTAATATTCCACAAAAATGTATTCTTTCCTGCGATCAACTGTCGGTCATGTTAAAATAGTACAAACAGCAAGGCTTGTATTGCTTTAACGTGGAAAACTTTGCTATGATCAGTATTATTATTGTCTGACGATTTAAGATGGAGGTGCTATTATGTCAAGGATTTCAGAGGAGCAGGTGAAGCATGTCGCGCACCTGGCGAGATTGGCGATTACCGAAAAAGAAGCGCAAATGCTGACCGATCAGCTGGATAAAATCATTACATATGCGGAGCAGTTGAATGAGTTGAACACGGACAATGTTGAGCCAACTGCACATGTACTTGAAATAAAGAATGTCATGCGTGAGGACCGTGCAAATGAGGGCCTTCCGCGTGAAGAGGTTTTGAAGAATGCGCCTGAGCACCAGGATGGGCAGATCAAAGTACCTGGAATTATGGAGTAGGAGGACCGGCGATGAGTTTATTTGAACATAAGATTTCGGAGATTCATGAGCTTTTACATAAAAGAGATCTAAGCGTTTCCGACCTGGTCGATGAATCGTTCAAGCGAATTGGCGAGGTTGAAGGCAAGGTCCAGGCATTTTTAACATTAGATGAAGAAAATGCAAGAGCAGCGGCGAAGGCATTGGATGAAAAGGCAGTGCAAAGCGCTCCAACCAATAAATTATATGGCCTGCCAATCGGAATCAAAGACAATATCGTTACAAAGGGTTTGCGCACGACGGCGGCGAGCAAGATTCTCGAAAACTTTGATCCTATATACGATGCGACTGTCATTCAGAAGCTGCAACAGGCAGAAACGGTGACCATTGGCAAGCTGAACATGGACGAGTTCGCGATGGGATCATCGAATGAAAACTCCGGCTTCAAGAAGACGCTTAATCCCTGGAATCTAGACCGTGTACCTGGTGGTTCTTCGGGTGGTTCAGCTGCATCGGTAGCGGCCGGTGAAGTGCTGTTCTCTTTGGGCTCTGATACAGGCGGATCAATCCGTCAGCCGGCATCTTTCTGCGGAGTGGTTGGTATGAAGCCAACTTACGGATTAGTTTCACGCTTTGGATTAATCGCATTTGCATCTTCTTTGGATCAAATCGGTCCAATCACACGCAATGTAGAAGACAATGCTTTTCTGTTAAAAGCGATTGCGGGACACGATGAAATGGATTCGACTTCCGCAAATGTGGACATCCCTGACTATATTGGTTCATTAACTGGTGATATCAAAGGATTGAGAATTGCGGTACCTAAGGAGTATCTTGGCGAAGGTGTTAATGAAGAGGTACGTAAATCGGTAATGGATGCTCTTGTGATCCTTGAACGTCTGGGCGCAACATGGGAAGAGGTCTCTTTGCCTCATTCTAAGTATGCTTTGGCTACATATTACTTGCTGTCTTCATCCGAAGCATCCGCGAACCTGGCTCGCTTTGATGGCGTTCGATATGGCTATCGTACACCAAACGCGGAGAACCTGATTGAAATGTATAAAAAGACCCGTGCAGAAGGCTTCGGCGAGGAAGTAAAGCGCCGTATCATGCTCGGTACGTTCGCTCTTAGCTCTGGCTACTATGATGCTTATTATAAAAAAGCACAGAAGGTCCGTACGCTGATCAAGCAGGACTTTGAAAATGTATTCGAGAAATACGATGTGATTGTCGGGCCGACTGCACCTACGCCAGCCTTCAAAATCGGCGAGAACACAACAGATCCGATGACAATGTACGCAAATGATATTCTAACGATTCCGGTTAACCTTGCAGGCGTGCCGGCAATCTCTATTCCATGCGGCTTTGATAAAGGGCTGCCGCTTGGCTTGCAAATCATCGGCAGTCATTTCAATGAAAGTACTGTATATAAAGTTGCCCATGCATTCGAGCAGGCAACAGATTTCCATAAAAAACAACCTGAGCTGTAAAGGGGTGAAGACGATGAAGTTTGAAACGGTAATTGGCCTTGAGGTCCATGTTGAATTAAAAACAGAATCGAAAATATTCTCGGCGAGCCCGAACCATTTTGGTGCTGAGCCGAATACAAATACAAGCGTGATCGACCTTGGGTATCCAGGGGTACTGCCTGTCGTGAATAAGAAAGCAGTTGATTACGCTATGAAGGCCGCTATGGCGTTGAATTGTGAAGTCGCAGAGCATACGAAATTCGACAGGAAAAACTATTTTTATCCAGACAATCCGAAGGCCTATCAGATTTCCCAGTTCGATAAGCCGATTGGCGAGAACGGCTGGATTGAGATTGAGGTCAATGGCTATAAAAAGAAGATTGGCATTACCCGTATCCATATGGAAGAGGACGCTGGCAAGCTGACGCACGGCAATGGCTACTCCCTCGTTGACTACAACCGCCAGGGAACCCCACTCGTTGAGATCGTATCGGAACCCGATATACGCACGCCGGATGAGGCATATGCTTATCTGGAGAAATTGAAGTCGATCATCCAATACACAGGAGTTTCCGACTGCAAAATGGAAGAGGGATCACTCCGCTGCGACGCGAATATTTCCATCAGGCCTGTCGGTCAGAAGGAATTCGGAACGAAAACCGAGCTGAAGAACCTGAACTCGTTCAACTTCGTCCGCAGAGGTCTTGAGTACGAGGAAAAGCGCCAGGAAGAGGAAATCCTCGCTGGCCGTGAAATCCAGCAGGAGACAAGACGCTTTGACGAAGCGAGCAACACGACGATCCTGATGCGTGTCAAAGAAGGATCTGACGATTATCGTTATTTCCCTGAACCGGATCTTCCTGACCTCTATATCAATGAAGAGTGGAAGGCGAAGATTCGTGCGGAAATTCCAGAGCTTCCAGACGAGCGCAAGAAGCGCTATGTCGAGGATATGGGATTGCCAGCGTATGACGCTGAAGTTTTGACTGTTTCGAAGGAAATGGCTGATTTCTTTGAATCGACTGTGAAGGCAGGAGCCGATCCGAAGCAGGCATCCAACTGGCTGATGGGAGAATTCTCTGCCTACCTGAAGGCTGAATCGAAAGAGCTTCACGAAACAACATTGACCTCCGAAGGACTTGCTGGATTAATTAAGCTGATTGAAAATGGCACGATTTCTTCCAAAATTGCGAAGCAGGTGTTCAAGGAATTGGTTGAGAACGGCGGCGACCCGGAGACAATCGTCAAGGAGAAGGGACTAGTCCAAATCTCCGACGAAGGAGCCCTACTCAAAATCATCACCGAAATCATCGACGCCAACCCGCAGTCTGTAGAAGATTTCAAAGGCGGCAAGGATAAGGCGAAAGGCTTCCTCGTTGGCCAGATCATGAAAGCCACAAAAGGCCAGGCGAACCCGCCATTAGTGAATAAATTGCTTGTTCAAGAATTAAATAAAAGATAATAGCGAAAGCTGACGATTTGTTCGTCAGCTTTTTTGTCGGTATTTCCCGGAAAATGATATAAGGGCCAACATCCTAATTTCCCATCTGTAATTCATGATTTAGTATGCTGCTAATCAAGGGATCCTGATCAGCAACGGACTGTTGGTGAAATTCACTATTGAATATTAAATAAACAGGTGTTAAATTCGTGTGCAGTTCTGGATACTGGTTCTTCAGTCCTTCCATATCATCTGAAATGTGAAAGGAATCGAGTTTTTCCTTTACTTCGTCAGGTATGTCTTACTTTTCTGACTCTCCACGTGGAACAATCGCCAGGACTGATAGTTTTTCTGGATTCTTTGAAAGGAAATCATTGTAAGGCGGCAGATCTTCTGTATCGGTTTAATATAAAATATGCTGATATACATTCCGACAGTGCTTATGTAATTTCCTGTAAGAATTTAGCGAGGAATGAAATAAAAATACCACAGAGAAAAGTTCTCTGTGGTATGGCTGTTATAATTTTAAGTTCTCGATACTCATGTCGAATTCTTTTTCAATCTCAGCATTTGGTTTGTAAGTTGCCAAGCTGACGACTACTGAAATAATCAGGTTGATGATGAAGCCTGGGACGATTTCGTACATTACATCGCTCAAGCCGAGATTGCTCCAGATAACCACTGTAGCCGCACCGGCAATCATACCGAGGATCGCGCCCCAGTTGGTCATCTTTCTCGAGTATAAGCTGAGGAGGATGATTGGTCCGAACGCTGCGCCGAAGCCTGCCCATGCGTAAGCAACCAGGCCAAGGATTGTGTCGTTCTGTACCCAGGCAAGTGAAGCGGCGATAATTGCTACTACGAGTACAGCCATACGTCCGAAAAATACGTACTGCTTATCTGATTTTTCTTTTTTGAATATGATCTTATACAAGTCCTCAGTCAGTGCGCTGGATGTAACGATCAGTTGGGACGAGATGGTGCTCATGATTGCAGCAAGTACCGCTGCCAGCATTAGGCCTGCAAACAATGGATGGAAGAAGAGTTGCCCGAGTACGATAAAGACTGCCTCAGGGTTATCTAGCTTCACATCAGGATTTTGTGTGAAATAAGCAAGACCTATCAAGGCTGTCACCATGGCTCCAATCAACGAGAAGATCATCCAGCCCATGCCGATTCTTCGGGCACTTTTTGTTTCTTTTATTGAAGTGATTGCCATGAAGCGGGTGATGATATGGGGCTGGCCGAAGTAGCCAAGACCCCATGCTGCAGTTGAAATGATGCCGAGAACAGTTGTACCTTTGAATAAATCAAGCAATGCAGGGTCGATAGAACGGATGGTATCGAACGTTTCTGCAGGTCCCCCAGTTTTTGAGAAACCGATTATTGGCACGAGCAGCAGGGCGAGAAGCATCATCATCCCCTGGATGAAATCGGTGTAACTTACCGCAAGGAAGCCGCCGAATAATGTATACGCCACAACAACAGCGGAAACGAGCAATAAGCCGGTATGATAATCAAGGTCGAATGAACTCTGGAAGAAAACAGCTCCGGCGACCATTCCGGAGGATACGTAGAAGGTAAAAAAGAGTAGGATAACAATTCCGGATACAATTCTTAAAAGCTTTGTATCATCTTTAAAACGGTTTTCAAGGAAGCTAGGAATCGTGATGGAGTCATTTGCTACATGTGTGTAAGAACGAAGTCGAGGTGCTACATAAAGCCAGTTGAGATAAGCGCCGACGGTCAATCCAATGGCAATCCATGCATTCGCTAAACCGCTAACATAAATTCCCCCTGGAAGACCCATCAAAAGCCAGCCGCTCATGTCAGCTGCACCGGCGCTCAGGGCTGTGACTGCCGGACCAAGTGATCTGCCGCCAAGCATGTAGTCAGTCAGATTGCTTGTTTTTTTGTAGGAGTACCAGCCGATATAAAGCATCGCGGCCATGTAAATCCCGATGGCAATGATTTGGTACATTTCATTGGACATAATCTTTCCCCCTTTATTATCGTGAAAAATCATTAAAAAAATATTGCTAATACAAATAATATTCTATCATTTCAATTAAATGAATAACAATCTCTTTTTTCTCTAAAATTACTATTCTATAAATAGTAATTTATTTTACTAATATATCTAGAGGGTAAAAGAATACCCATGGCTCGAGAAAGCCATGGGTAAAGGTTAAGTTTTAAGATCTTTTGGTGGCAGACGGTCGCCTTTCACTTTTTTATCATTGATTTTCGGTTCCTTGCCGCTAAAAAAGTTCTGCAAATTAGAACGATGGAGGAAAATTAAAAATAAAATAAAAGCAGTAAAGATCAGTGGTTCATTAATTTCCGGAGAGAAGAATGAATAAACGAGCATTGCAATTCCCACCGAGATCGAACCCATGAACACATACTTGGTCACCAATATGACGGCAAAAAAAGTCACATAAGCGGCCAAAAACATTCCGAAATCAACAATCAGTAGCGCCCCCGCAGTTGTGGCAATCGCCTTTCCCCCGCGGAATCCCGCAAATATAGGGAAGCAATGGCCTATTACCGCAACCAGTCCGGCATACAGCGGCTCAACTGAAGTATCGAATATCAGCGGTAGAGAAGCGGCTAGCATCCCTTTTGCGACATCGACAAGCAGCACGACAATGGCAGCCCGCTTTCCCATGACACGCAATGTATTCGTCGCGCCAGGGTTTTTGCTGCCATGATCCCTGATATCAACGTGGAAAAAATATTTGCCAATCAATAAAGCAGTAGGAATGG contains the following coding sequences:
- the putP gene encoding sodium/proline symporter PutP; this translates as MSNEMYQIIAIGIYMAAMLYIGWYSYKKTSNLTDYMLGGRSLGPAVTALSAGAADMSGWLLMGLPGGIYVSGLANAWIAIGLTVGAYLNWLYVAPRLRSYTHVANDSITIPSFLENRFKDDTKLLRIVSGIVILLFFTFYVSSGMVAGAVFFQSSFDLDYHTGLLLVSAVVVAYTLFGGFLAVSYTDFIQGMMMLLALLLVPIIGFSKTGGPAETFDTIRSIDPALLDLFKGTTVLGIISTAAWGLGYFGQPHIITRFMAITSIKETKSARRIGMGWMIFSLIGAMVTALIGLAYFTQNPDVKLDNPEAVFIVLGQLFFHPLFAGLMLAAVLAAIMSTISSQLIVTSSALTEDLYKIIFKKEKSDKQYVFFGRMAVLVVAIIAASLAWVQNDTILGLVAYAWAGFGAAFGPIILLSLYSRKMTNWGAILGMIAGAATVVIWSNLGLSDVMYEIVPGFIINLIISVVVSLATYKPNAEIEKEFDMSIENLKL
- a CDS encoding TetR/AcrR family transcriptional regulator, with the protein product MSPKVSQKHMEQRRAEILKAAQEVFIEYGYERATMKHIMDAANVSRGGLYQYFSSKEAVFETILEESLAMEIDDTLDMVKENATSYWDMLMKIIFGEDGEPDDDMDPLAPAKLEFFIIGRNDEHRREYGTVRYNNGLKLYAHIIEHGQRSGEFSTKFDHEIIARSIIAFIDGLAVEDAMLSKEDLKIKEQSILFVEYLKMALGIGDHSTKGE
- the gatC gene encoding Asp-tRNA(Asn)/Glu-tRNA(Gln) amidotransferase subunit GatC, with the protein product MSRISEEQVKHVAHLARLAITEKEAQMLTDQLDKIITYAEQLNELNTDNVEPTAHVLEIKNVMREDRANEGLPREEVLKNAPEHQDGQIKVPGIME
- the gatA gene encoding Asp-tRNA(Asn)/Glu-tRNA(Gln) amidotransferase subunit GatA; the encoded protein is MSLFEHKISEIHELLHKRDLSVSDLVDESFKRIGEVEGKVQAFLTLDEENARAAAKALDEKAVQSAPTNKLYGLPIGIKDNIVTKGLRTTAASKILENFDPIYDATVIQKLQQAETVTIGKLNMDEFAMGSSNENSGFKKTLNPWNLDRVPGGSSGGSAASVAAGEVLFSLGSDTGGSIRQPASFCGVVGMKPTYGLVSRFGLIAFASSLDQIGPITRNVEDNAFLLKAIAGHDEMDSTSANVDIPDYIGSLTGDIKGLRIAVPKEYLGEGVNEEVRKSVMDALVILERLGATWEEVSLPHSKYALATYYLLSSSEASANLARFDGVRYGYRTPNAENLIEMYKKTRAEGFGEEVKRRIMLGTFALSSGYYDAYYKKAQKVRTLIKQDFENVFEKYDVIVGPTAPTPAFKIGENTTDPMTMYANDILTIPVNLAGVPAISIPCGFDKGLPLGLQIIGSHFNESTVYKVAHAFEQATDFHKKQPEL
- the plsY gene encoding glycerol-3-phosphate 1-O-acyltransferase PlsY, whose translation is MTWICLLAAYLVGSIPTALLIGKYFFHVDIRDHGSKNPGATNTLRVMGKRAAIVVLLVDVAKGMLAASLPLIFDTSVEPLYAGLVAVIGHCFPIFAGFRGGKAIATTAGALLIVDFGMFLAAYVTFFAVILVTKYVFMGSISVGIAMLVYSFFSPEINEPLIFTAFILFLIFLHRSNLQNFFSGKEPKINDKKVKGDRLPPKDLKT
- the gatB gene encoding Asp-tRNA(Asn)/Glu-tRNA(Gln) amidotransferase subunit GatB — protein: MKFETVIGLEVHVELKTESKIFSASPNHFGAEPNTNTSVIDLGYPGVLPVVNKKAVDYAMKAAMALNCEVAEHTKFDRKNYFYPDNPKAYQISQFDKPIGENGWIEIEVNGYKKKIGITRIHMEEDAGKLTHGNGYSLVDYNRQGTPLVEIVSEPDIRTPDEAYAYLEKLKSIIQYTGVSDCKMEEGSLRCDANISIRPVGQKEFGTKTELKNLNSFNFVRRGLEYEEKRQEEEILAGREIQQETRRFDEASNTTILMRVKEGSDDYRYFPEPDLPDLYINEEWKAKIRAEIPELPDERKKRYVEDMGLPAYDAEVLTVSKEMADFFESTVKAGADPKQASNWLMGEFSAYLKAESKELHETTLTSEGLAGLIKLIENGTISSKIAKQVFKELVENGGDPETIVKEKGLVQISDEGALLKIITEIIDANPQSVEDFKGGKDKAKGFLVGQIMKATKGQANPPLVNKLLVQELNKR